The stretch of DNA tcaccatcacactaTGGCATAACAAAATGATTGGTACTGGACCCAGCACGTTTGCTGATCGATTGCGCCTCTATTGGCCTTACCCCAGGGATGTGACAGATGTTGAATTAACTTAATTTCCTTGGTACTACACCCAGTGAAACAATGATCAGATTTTGTATGGGTGATGTGCGGAAAGAGCCAGTCATGCGTTCTAACTTTACCTCCTTGCTTATTTTTTTTACCCTCGCACACGTGATATTGGATATTACATTTCGGTTTGCGCGCAAATTGCTTTGTACTAGGATGCTTAAAACCCTTTTTCCACGGAAAACTGCCTTATGCCGGCAGGGATCGGCTTGGAGCTGGGTGCTTTAGATTCTAATTGGCATTGCTGCCCTTGTAACCATGCTGATTGCTATTTCTCAGGAAACCTCTGACAATGGCAGATATTTTACTTTTTATAATCCAACAATTGTTAGTACATAAAATATAGGAAGCTGTtaattacaaaaaacaaaaccacagctataattttttttacatacaaagGATGTGTCCCCAGTGtcacaatacatttttaagcagttCCACAGTTCTTACAGTGTTGAAAACAACGGTTTTAACCTATTTCAGGTTAACgtccatatactgtatgtctgtaatCCTAACAATTGCAGGAGTAACCTATTAAAATATAATATTTCATCTGCATGTACAAAGATCGTTACACATTATCAGTGggtaacaggggagggggggggagaagacatCTCATAGCCTTATTTCAAATTGCACTAAGACAAAAGTTTAATCAGCATAAGAGCCACAACAGCCGGCAAGAAAAATCCTGGGTGGAGACCAACACTTCCACTGGAGCATGTGTGTGTTAACTTTATGGTTATACCATCGCCGCTCACATGTTGATCACCAATATCGCAGACACTTTTAGTGGCACAACCACGAAGGGCCGATATATGGGATATGGAACCTGTACAGAAGAGAAATGACAGTAACTCCAGTGCAGTGAGTGAGCAGCTTCACCATATCCTTTCAGTTTGACCCCAGTGGAGTGTgtcctgtacagtatatttagttTAAATCTCTTGTTGCCTGAAGGCCCAGAGATGCTTTACTAATGAATGTGGTCCCTGTGTAGAGAAGATTGCATTGTAAGTTCTCTGCATAGACAATGTAGAATTTGACTTTACAATGTAACTAATCGAGTGAGAAAAAGGACAATTACTGTACAATGTGCATTAAAAGATGTATAATTCAGAACCATCTTAAGAACTGTGGGCCCACGGGCCAAGTGTAAATTGGGGGCCTGATCCACAACAGGTTACATTTCAAATAGAAATACAGTACGTCTTTATTGAACATTCAAACCTTAGTGAAACTCTACAATTACAAATACTgtagcgccgacgagtattctaaaacaaatctggggcaatcaccaacaagacccaggtacatgctgggtacatgctgggtacatgctgggtacatgctgcaatgtttcattgacatttctgcagacagactaatggcccatcggattaacagctggggtccctggcagtcccattcaaactgaatgggactgcctgggacccctgctgtgttaatctgatgggccattagtctctgcagaaatgtcactgaaatgttgcagtatgtacccagcatgtacccagcatgtacccagcatgtacctagcatgtacccagcatgtaccttgttggttatagccccaAATTTTCCagggcaagttttagaatactcgtcggcgcacccgTATTTGATTCATCTACGCGTCTCTTTAAAAGAGTAAATCCATGTGCAGGCACTCTGTGCTGAGCTAcctcttttttattgttttaaagaTGTATCTAGTTTGCTGTGAGtcgttgttttattattattattattttttaattgaaaTTGACAAATTCATCAAACTACCTTTTCcctgaaaaaaaaagacaaaaaaaaacattattaagtAACATTTGCCTCATTCAGTACAAATGTAAAATGAAATTTTGGATTATAGTATTTGTGGAGCCCTTGAAAGGTTCGAGGACCTGGGCTATTGCCCGATTAGCTGATGCCTTAGGATGGCACTGTTATAAATGCATCAAGTCGTCATTGTGCCTCATCACAGGAGCCCGTGTTTTATCTGTAGGAGTGTAATTCCTCTAACCTCAGTGTACAGTACAAGAAAATAAGCAGTGAGCAGCATGGATCAGATGTGAGGACAAGAAAGGGAGGAGTACAGTACTACTTTGACTGCACAGACGTGTCCAGCTTACATTGAAGAAAATCGAAATCTAGCAGCAATTTTAGGAAATgcaccaaaaaaaattaaatttaagaAAAAAGGCTTCTTATTGCCAGTAAAGCAATATTAGGCTACAAATAACTATAAAGCAATTCTAAGATTTGCCATATTCTTCAGGAAATGTCATTGATTGTGGAtcaaaaaaaagttatttaaataataataaaaaaataaatgttaacacCTCAATAAGCCCAGCggtgtccagtatgtcaaaaTCCGTTATGAGCAAGGCGTACAATTTCAGTGTTACTACGAGGTATGACAGCGAAGCGGTGGAgtattaggcctcggacatggtcagcgcgccgtgctgaggcgcgctctcacTTACAAGTGAGCCCctcagccgcaatgagagcgtctTTGGTagacttgcggaagcgtaggtcttaagaaaattttaaatttgcgcgaaccagctccatgacgtcactggcccgcaaCCCGACACGCCCCCGAACGGCGCGCTAACCACGGCCAGGGAAAGCGggtcagcctcagcgcgcctccgcacgggctgagtcaccatggactcagccttatagtGAGGCAGGGAGACAGATGGGATTGGTTTATTATGGTTAGCGTGTATTACTACAGTACACTTAAATATTTCAATAAGTGAACAATGTTTCTGCAGTATAGAAAGCAGTATTAAAGGTCTGTGAAGTCGGATTCCTTACAGtgcaagctctatggggcaggaatGTCAGTTTAGTTTTTGTTGTTCtgctgatttggggggggggggtgaagcatAATTCTCTTTATTTTAATGGTCTAAGTGCGGTGTACATTATTATCACCGGATAAATAAAAATACCTACAGTAGTACATGACATTACAGTGTAACTTAGTGCAATGAGAGAGCAATGTGCCTATAGTGTAATGAACCAATGAGAGGAGTGAAATGGCAGTAATAGTGAATAAACCCCTATTGTGATTACCTGACATTTCTGTAGTTTGGAGAAGGCACATCTTCTCGTTCCCAGTACATTCCATGGTATCCGAAGTGTAACACCAGTTCGAGTCTGCAGAGGCGCAGGTTCGGCACGTCACTCCATTCATTACATCGTTATCAGCTGGCACTATAAGTGAGGAAGAGGAAGGGAATCGGATGCTATGAATATTTATATTTGCCCTAATTTTGTGAGCACTTCATGTCCGTGATAATTAAGCTTCATGTGCAATTTGCCTCACTCTAATGAATGCGTTGGAAGAAGATGCCCCGTGTTTAGGTGTTACATGTACACTACTTTGCAGCATTTGCCTAGGACCAGGAATCCTGCAGCACAGAGCAGAGAACACGCGGGACGTTATACTTCAGCAGAAGACGGGCTTTCATTTCACGCAGTGACACCATTGGGAAAGGAGTGGTTCAGTGAATCAGTGAATAAAAACAATGATTATCAGAAATTAGAGGGAAAGGTGTGTTGTCACCATCTCTCTAACTCGAAGCTCATTGATAGATGCACTCCGGGGCTATTAAAACGTAACATTTATTGGGTACACAACTAAAATAAAGTCTACATACATGAAATTCTAAAATTGGATAGTGTgtgattaaataaaaatatatagggtGGGAACGAGGCAGGGCTGACTACAATACCGATCACGCTGTGCTAGGGACTACATTCTATATCAGCAGGAGCAGAACATACAACAGCTACATATTGCAGAGGCACCCTTGAGGTTCAGTTACCCTATCACATGATATGTGTGCAATTTTTGCCACCTAAAGACACCTATCTTCCAATCATGGTAGTCAGCCCTGATTTGGCAATACACCTTTAGCTCAACTCTACCACCCCTGCCTCATTGGCaccctatatatttttatttaatcacACACTATCCAATTTTAGAATTTCATGTATGTAGACTTTATTTTAGTTGTATACCCAATAAATGTTACGTTTTAATAGCCCCGGAGTGCATCTATCAATGAGCTCCAAGGTAGAGAGATGGTGACAACACACCTTTCCCTCTAATTTCTGATATACATTTTATTAGCTCATCTGATGCACCCAGTGCCAATCTAGGCACTTGTTGGGCGCAATTCATATTTACTTATTACTTGAATTACTACTAGTGAGCAGTacatttttgtttgtgttttcgAATAAAAACAATGACCTACACTCAACCCGGTTCAGctccttgtggggggggggagagggggagagagggagaccgaGTCCCTTATTCAGTGCAACAACTCTATTGTGAGGGGCAActctctgtactgtatgtgctagaAATATAGCTATATCCTTGTGGTCATCCCTTATGTCAC from Ascaphus truei isolate aAscTru1 chromosome 6, aAscTru1.hap1, whole genome shotgun sequence encodes:
- the LOC142497874 gene encoding phospholipase A2 inhibitor NAI-like, with protein sequence MSSLLTFTWVISALIATGYSLSCKVCLSTDHTSCTGDSTICSAGKVCMSSYTVTTAPDHEVNTIFVRSCELQRECGMSGSINIPDGKIKMGTTCCTSDNCTPPIPTLPADNDVMNGVTCRTCASADSNWCYTSDTMECTGNEKMCLLQTTEMSGSISHISALRGCATKSVCDIGDQHVSGDGITIKLTHTCSSGSVGLHPGFFLPAVVALMLIKLLS